In Gemmatimonadota bacterium, the sequence AGCTGGTCCAGCGCTTCCATCCGCAAGCCCACGACATCGAGGTGCGGCGAACGCCCGTCAAAATGGGCTACATCCCAACCTGGAAAGTAGCCTACATGTTCTTCGTCTAATAGCCGCTCTAAATCATTGCGCAGTGCCTCGGCGCGGTCCTCATCTGCACATACGACTACCACCGGGCCAGGTACGGTTTCCTCAATCCACGCGATGGCAAATGCCGATAGCGATCCGGATCCTCCACGCATGGTTATGACCCGCTCTCCCGATTCCAGTTTTTGCGATAGGTCCTTAAATGGTGACGAGTTTTTGATTCTGTTGTACAATCTTTCAACTGACATAAATTTTTAACTTTTCCTCCCAAATAGTACACGCCAAAAAGCTCGACACAAGATATGCGTCGAGCTTTTCAGAGAGATGGCGGGGTAGACGGGGCTCGAACCCGCGACCACCGGCGTGACAGGCCGGTACTCTAACCAGACTGAGCTACTACCCCAGGTTCAATTAATCTTCAAAATTCCATGCAAGGGTCGGAAATTTAACAAGGTGTCTTTTTAGTGTCAAGCAAATTTAACGAATCATACCCCTTGTTTTTGGCATCTCATCTCGTTATGTTAGGGCAAAACTCTAAAAGGAGGATTCTATGACCCGACGCGATGCCTTATGGATCGTTTGCTTCCTGATCGCAGGGGCGCTCGGTCTTACATGTTATATCCAGTTTTTCGACCGCGCGCTTCCCGTTGCTTCGCTCAATTTTCGCGTTGATCGCGAACAGGCATATCAATCTGCTGAAGCGTATCTTCACCGTCTGGGTTACGATCTCACAGATTACGAAAGTGCTCAGGTCTTCTCGTACTCCAGCCTACCCCAGGTTTTTCTCGAACGCACTCTGGGTCTTGAGGAGGCCAATCAACTCGTGCGCGAGTGGGTCTCGGTATGGTATTGGAATATCCGCTGGTTTAAGCCACTTCAAAAAGAAGAACTCCGCGTGCGTATTGATCCCGGCGGGCGCATTGTAGGGTTTACGCACAGCATTCTGGAGTCTGACGAAGGCGCGAGTCTTTCAGAAGAAGATGCCCGCGTCATTGCGGAAACCTTTCTGATCGATGTGCAGGGCTTTCAACTCGATGAATACGAACCTATCGAAGCGTCGAGTATTGAGCGCCCCAATCGAATGGATCACACTTTTTCTTTTCGCAAAAAAGATTTTGTCGTGGGCGATGATGGGCACTACCGTTTGAGCGTTACGGTTAAGGGTGACAAAGCGGGGTATTTTGCCGAATATCTCAAAGTGCCCGAAACTTTTTCCCGCAATTATCGAGAAATTCGCTCGCGTGCTGGTCTGCTCACCAATATTGCGTCGGTTTTCTTTTTTGCACTGGGCATTGCAATGGTTGTGGTGCTCGTGCGTAAATATCGCCAGCGCACATTGATATGGCGCGCTGCTCTTGGCGTGGGTATTCTCGTGGCCGCTACCACTTTCCTCGGTGCCGTCAATGGGTATCCGATCACGCGCTTTGGTTACGATACCACGCAGTCATTTGTTTCCTTTATTCTCACCTTTATCTTCGGTGGGCTGTTGAGTGCTGTGCTCAGTGGGGTTATTATTGCGTTATCCGGTACAGCCGGAGGGGCTGCCGCCCAGGATGTGGAAGGCTGGAAAAATCCACTCGCGCGACTGTCTCTGCGCGGCTGGCGATCTGCGAATTTTGCGCATGTCACCCTTGTCGGTTATGGGCTTGCATTTGCCCATCTGGGATACGTAACCATCTTTTACATTTTGGGCAATGATTATCTGGGGGTCTGGTCTCCCGCGGCGATGACACAGTACAGCAATACGTATAGTACTTACTTGCCGTGGATTTATCCCCTGCTTATCGGTCTTCTCGCCGCAACGATGGAAGAATTTTTCTTCCGTCTGCTCGCCATTTCCCTGCTTATTCGGTATTTAAAAAAGACCTGGTTGGCCGTGCTCATTCCCGCGATTGTGTGGGCATTTTTGCACGCGAATTATCCGCAGGAGCCTATTTATATTCGCGGTCTCGAACTCACCGTGGTTGGCGTTATCTTTGGTATTGTGTTTTTGCGCTACGGCGTTTGGGCAACGATTATTTCGCATTATGTGTACAATTGCTTTCTCGGCATCTATCCGATGGTGCAGTCCGACAGTCTCTACTTCAAGGTCTCGGGCATCTTGGCGGTTGCGATTATTTTTATTCCGGCGATTCCCGCTATTTTTGGTGTGATTACAGGACGCTATAAAGAGATTGAGGAGCCCGAGGAGGTGTCGCTCCCTGAGGTGCCAGAGGAGCCAGTATCTGAAACACCGATTACTGAACCCGAACTACCTCCTGAACCCGAGGTCGAGCGCAAGACCCCTTCGGATTATCTCATTCCTAAAAGTGGTCTCGTCGTCTTTGGGGTTCTCGGTCTGATCGGTTGGTCCGTGTATTTCATATCCGACCTCCCGGGATTTGCCAAATACGCTCGGGAGTCCATTATTACGCGGGCCGAGGCGATTGAGAAGGCAGAGGATATCCGGCGTCAACTTGGGCTTAATCTGGAAGGCTATCAACGCACCACGTCATTTTCCAGCGGTTTTGGATCCGGCCATTTTACACATCTTATCCGAAATGTCGATCTGGCGCGTGCAGACACGCTCGCTGCTGAGAATACAGCCTCGTGGCGCTGGCGGGTGCGCTGGTTCAAACCTCTGGAAAAGGAAGAACTCACCATCAGTATTGATGGCAATGGCGATTTTTGCCGCATATCGCATTATGTCCCCGAAAATCGGGAGGGTGCAGAACTCAGTACGGAAGATGCGCAAGAGATTGCCGAGGCTTTTCTGTCCGATTATTTACAGCGCGATGTGACAGATACGGACCTCTACAAACGCCTTGAAGCCCGTTCGCAAAAGCGCGAAAACAGAATGGATCACAGTTTTGTGTGGGAGCGCACGGATATCAAAGTTGA encodes:
- a CDS encoding CPBP family glutamic-type intramembrane protease translates to MTRRDALWIVCFLIAGALGLTCYIQFFDRALPVASLNFRVDREQAYQSAEAYLHRLGYDLTDYESAQVFSYSSLPQVFLERTLGLEEANQLVREWVSVWYWNIRWFKPLQKEELRVRIDPGGRIVGFTHSILESDEGASLSEEDARVIAETFLIDVQGFQLDEYEPIEASSIERPNRMDHTFSFRKKDFVVGDDGHYRLSVTVKGDKAGYFAEYLKVPETFSRNYREIRSRAGLLTNIASVFFFALGIAMVVVLVRKYRQRTLIWRAALGVGILVAATTFLGAVNGYPITRFGYDTTQSFVSFILTFIFGGLLSAVLSGVIIALSGTAGGAAAQDVEGWKNPLARLSLRGWRSANFAHVTLVGYGLAFAHLGYVTIFYILGNDYLGVWSPAAMTQYSNTYSTYLPWIYPLLIGLLAATMEEFFFRLLAISLLIRYLKKTWLAVLIPAIVWAFLHANYPQEPIYIRGLELTVVGVIFGIVFLRYGVWATIISHYVYNCFLGIYPMVQSDSLYFKVSGILAVAIIFIPAIPAIFGVITGRYKEIEEPEEVSLPEVPEEPVSETPITEPELPPEPEVERKTPSDYLIPKSGLVVFGVLGLIGWSVYFISDLPGFAKYARESIITRAEAIEKAEDIRRQLGLNLEGYQRTTSFSSGFGSGHFTHLIRNVDLARADTLAAENTASWRWRVRWFKPLEKEELTISIDGNGDFCRISHYVPENREGAELSTEDAQEIAEAFLSDYLQRDVTDTDLYKRLEARSQKRENRMDHSFVWERTDIKVEEGEFRIIASVQGDQVGQTNAYYKAPEEFLRKLRERTAKSTIVSTVSTIAVLATAVLAIIFFLRAYRDGHVNWRLPLWVGILAGVCYLLTTLNNLPAFYAGYNTSEAMSTFLGDKLIGFVIGLVTAAIMVFLLCAFGDTMYRRERPQEMQFSDWIDVLRLKINSPALWWQVAFLAVCYFGITRGNSIFSSYINLTYLGDYLVAGGGRPPEINSYFPAFGELIDEVNSMLIAPFAILGILFVFWRVIGKINLVILVALLVLIFQSVVSPAKDFYHAGILLAKSIPYWVIMAFLILKYIRFNLLFYAVMAWCSIIFVGIRYLKYDAYQINGILMVLFGLVPLILAVLAWYKARSSA